The following coding sequences are from one Paenibacillus stellifer window:
- a CDS encoding helix-turn-helix domain-containing protein — MKIRVKDPTFLNELIMIKGFYKTEFGKEIGMSGPMTTQITNGDRSPSPRTAKRICEVLECEWSELFEIVKTPHQAAK; from the coding sequence GTGAAGATAAGAGTAAAAGACCCAACTTTCTTAAACGAACTCATCATGATAAAAGGGTTCTATAAGACAGAGTTTGGCAAGGAGATTGGGATGTCTGGCCCAATGACAACTCAAATTACGAACGGTGATAGGTCACCATCACCACGTACAGCAAAGCGCATCTGCGAAGTGCTGGAATGTGAGTGGTCAGAATTGTTTGAGATCGTCAAAACGCCGCATCAAGCAGCCAAGTGA
- a CDS encoding helix-turn-helix domain-containing protein — protein MSSQGGENFGDFFRRLRRSKGYKSQKQLAADSGVSQATISRIEDGTQKPQKETLNALAHVLGVTPGALFYAAGYIGMEDLGQSDYETGLFNIVDTTGEDIKEYKGVDAWEYRKKRKEEREQQTIEKILNEQFYELLFVLNNNNEIPVHYNGQLLKPEEVNQILLMLKALFPEYSRSLED, from the coding sequence ATGTCTTCTCAAGGTGGAGAAAATTTTGGGGATTTTTTTAGACGCTTACGAAGATCAAAGGGTTATAAATCTCAAAAACAGTTAGCTGCAGATTCCGGAGTGTCTCAGGCAACAATCTCGCGGATAGAAGACGGAACTCAAAAGCCACAAAAGGAAACCCTAAATGCTCTAGCTCATGTTCTTGGAGTTACTCCAGGGGCGCTGTTTTACGCAGCAGGGTATATTGGAATGGAAGACCTTGGTCAAAGCGACTATGAAACGGGTTTATTTAACATAGTGGATACGACTGGAGAAGACATTAAGGAATACAAAGGTGTTGATGCTTGGGAATATAGGAAGAAGCGGAAAGAGGAACGCGAGCAGCAAACAATTGAAAAAATACTTAATGAACAATTCTACGAACTTCTGTTTGTGCTAAATAACAACAACGAGATCCCCGTGCATTACAATGGTCAATTGCTGAAGCCAGAAGAAGTAAATCAAATACTCTTAATGTTGAAAGCTCTTTTCCCAGAATACTCAAGATCATTAGAAGATTAA
- a CDS encoding helix-turn-helix domain-containing protein — protein MRNQRTRRHTPTVIIQQAVPAYQAPEFVERKPEIDPQQFLQQLGQMVMQQQVQQPRPETLNVKEAAEYLRISAWSVYDMCRTNSLPFFRIRSRIFFRRHELERWISENTNQCGMER, from the coding sequence ATGCGTAATCAAAGAACAAGACGCCATACCCCGACAGTGATCATCCAGCAGGCTGTGCCGGCATACCAAGCGCCGGAGTTCGTGGAGCGGAAGCCGGAAATTGACCCGCAGCAATTCCTTCAGCAGCTTGGCCAGATGGTCATGCAGCAGCAAGTCCAGCAGCCTCGGCCGGAAACACTGAATGTGAAGGAGGCAGCAGAGTATCTGAGGATCTCTGCTTGGAGCGTGTACGACATGTGCCGGACCAACAGCTTGCCGTTCTTCCGCATCCGGAGCCGTATCTTTTTCCGCCGACATGAATTGGAGCGTTGGATAAGTGAGAATACCAACCAATGCGGCATGGAGAGGTAG